One genomic region from Sphingobacterium sp. UGAL515B_05 encodes:
- a CDS encoding glycosyltransferase family 4 protein, which translates to MHKLIRATTVPISLKVLLKGQLSFMNRNGFDVIGVSSGGRDLRDVQVLEKISIKEINMTRTISPIADLVSLWKFYRLCKSENPIIVHSHTPKAGIVCMLGAKLAGVPIRLHTVAGMPLMEANGIKRKVLDWVEKLTYKSATKIYPNSVGLYNFILRYQYTSKEKLKVLGNGSSNGINTSIFSKENVDPSISAELRSTLGIEEKDFVFVFIGRLVGDKGINELIEAFSTLERSDVKLLLVGPQEPDLDPLNENTQKEIAINPHIISVGFQKDVRPYFAIAHALVFPSYREGFPNVVMQAGAMELPAIVSNINGCNEIIVEGNNGIIIPVKNADAIKNAMEIMVTDKAFYSQMKANSRNMIIQRYEQEIVWDALLKEYKSLLKDRELDDV; encoded by the coding sequence ATGCATAAACTAATCCGAGCAACTACTGTTCCGATTTCACTTAAGGTGTTGTTAAAGGGACAACTTTCTTTTATGAATAGAAATGGATTTGATGTAATCGGTGTTTCTTCAGGTGGAAGGGACCTGAGAGATGTTCAAGTTCTTGAAAAAATTTCTATAAAAGAGATAAATATGACAAGGACAATTTCGCCTATTGCTGATTTAGTCTCCTTATGGAAATTCTATAGATTATGTAAAAGTGAAAATCCTATTATTGTACATTCACATACCCCAAAAGCTGGGATCGTGTGTATGTTGGGCGCCAAATTGGCTGGCGTACCTATACGTTTACATACTGTTGCAGGTATGCCATTGATGGAAGCAAATGGTATAAAGCGTAAAGTTTTAGACTGGGTTGAAAAATTGACTTATAAATCCGCTACAAAAATTTATCCAAATTCAGTTGGATTATACAATTTTATCCTTCGTTATCAGTATACTTCTAAAGAGAAGCTTAAAGTGTTAGGGAACGGTTCTTCAAATGGTATTAATACATCAATCTTTTCAAAAGAAAATGTTGATCCTAGCATATCGGCCGAATTGAGATCAACACTAGGAATAGAAGAGAAAGATTTTGTTTTCGTTTTTATAGGCCGTTTAGTTGGCGACAAAGGAATAAATGAGCTGATTGAAGCATTTTCAACTTTAGAAAGATCAGATGTAAAATTATTATTAGTCGGACCGCAAGAACCTGATCTTGATCCATTAAATGAGAATACTCAAAAGGAAATTGCCATTAATCCTCATATAATTTCTGTAGGATTTCAAAAAGATGTTCGGCCTTATTTTGCTATTGCCCATGCACTTGTATTCCCTAGCTATAGAGAAGGGTTTCCAAATGTAGTTATGCAAGCCGGAGCAATGGAATTGCCAGCCATTGTATCAAATATAAATGGCTGTAATGAAATAATTGTAGAAGGAAACAATGGGATAATTATTCCAGTTAAGAATGCGGATGCGATTAAAAATGCTATGGAAATCATGGTGACCGATAAAGCATTTTATTCACAGATGAAAGCAAATTCTAGAAATATGATAATACAGCGTTACGAGCAAGAGATTGTTTGGGATGCACTATTGAAAGAATATAAAAGTTTATTAAAAGATAGAGAATTAGACGATGTATAG